The genomic segment CGGGTTAGGAGAATGGAGCGTAGTTTAACTTCCATTCAGAGCAGAGGCACAGATGAACGCAGTGCAGGCTGATATTAAATCCATCCACAGAGGTCATAAAACCTGCTGCAGGGAGGTGATCAACTTACTATTAAATAAAACCTACAGCTCTGCTTCAGGTCAGAAGTATTAACGTCTTTTTTTATCGTGCAAACGTGAGAGGGGGTTTAAATTTATTGCCTCAATAAACAAACTGGAAATTAACAACAGCTGAAACCAGCAGGTCACAATAGACAAAACACATATCAATACTTTGGATTCTTTTTAAAGGACTGACAGATATTTGTACTGTACAGATATTAAGAAgcggaaatgaagaaaaaatgtaaaacgTAAATGCAAACTGACGGTTTACGGGAAGGTGTTCTGATTGTGACCCAGGCGCTCTCGTCCACCATCAGTGTCTGACCTCACAAAGGCACTTCTGGATGAACGGGCATAAATTCCCAGACACATCTTGTAGAAATCCTTCCCAGAAGAGTAGAAGCTGCTATATCTGCAAACAGGGGGACTGACTGCACATTAATGCCTCtggatttaaaatgtgatgtgataAAACTCCTGGAGGAGTAATGTGTAGGTGTCCCAATACCTTTGTCCATATTGTGTCTATCAGAACAATAAAGAAGGAGAGAATAtgacagtggaaggaaaaacaaggagaagaagatAAGAGGGGacgataacatttatttgaaaacttGTAGAGGAGAACGGGAAATAGTGATATCTGGTTTACTATACACAAGAACAGAGTTGTGGCGAGTTGAGTTCTGTCACAGCGATGGGTCGGTCTTGCCTGTGTGGCAGGGTGGTGGCGTGTAGGTTCCCTCCTTCACCATCTTGTCCCGCTGCTGACGGATCATATGCAGCCTTTGGTGCTGCaggggggaagagaagaagacgTCAGGGTTGAGAAGGAGAGGGAATTATAACATAAGGAAGTTAAAGAGAAGATTCCACATCCACCTTAGAGTCAATCTAAGAACAAGCAGCTGATGCAGAGTTTTGAGTGAGAGCGTAACAAAGTCTGAAAGTGAAATCAGTCCTGCTCTCAAAGTGAAGGACGCTCTTTAATAAAACAGTCAACCCTGCAAATCACTTCCCAGCCTGAAATTTCATTACATAACagtacatttgatttattttctgttaaacTGTCAAATTACATTGGATTAGACATgagatgaataaaaagataaaagctCAACAGTCCTGGtgacctttttaaataaaacctaACATATGATCAGTCTGGTGTCTGACTCAGTATTGACATAGGTGTGTCCTACACATGTTGATTTAACATGCGACTGGTGAACATTTTGTCAACACTCACCGTCTTCTGCCTGTGCATGCACTCATAGAAGTCCTCAAACTCCAGCTTGCACTCCTTCTTAGCGCGGGTCTGCCCGATGCCGTGGGCACATTCAATCCACTCCTTCTCGAAGGCGTGGCAGCGAGACGCTCGTTTGTGCGGCTGCTCTccgctctgctgcagcagccagcGGTCCATGTTGATGCCGAGCCGCGACTGCACGTCCACGAACGGCATGAtgctgatggggggggggggcagaataTTATGGATGAGACAGATTAAGAGAAGACAGACATGGAGACACAGGTTAGTCTCTGTTGTTGTCGTAGGAGGGAACCCACTGGTCCCTGTCCCTGAGAGCTGACAATTCTCTGTGACGTGTGGAAACTAAAAGAACAAATCG from the Paralichthys olivaceus isolate ysfri-2021 chromosome 20, ASM2471397v2, whole genome shotgun sequence genome contains:
- the ndufs5 gene encoding NADH dehydrogenase [ubiquinone] iron-sulfur protein 5, which produces MPFVDVQSRLGINMDRWLLQQSGEQPHKRASRCHAFEKEWIECAHGIGQTRAKKECKLEFEDFYECMHRQKTHQRLHMIRQQRDKMVKEGTYTPPPCHTGKTDPSL